A window of Tepidisphaeraceae bacterium genomic DNA:
GCACCCTTGGCGACGGGACGAGGCTTGGGGGTCGGGCGCGCGTTCTGGTCGCGCTGCTCGCGGCCTAGTGGAATGACCTTCGGGATATCGGCGATGATCTCGTCGGCCTCCACTGGGGGCTTGAACTCGAAGCCCGCCATGGTGCCGGCGAGCGCCTCCACCGGGTCGGCGGGCCGCTCGCGTTTGGCCGGGGCCGCCGGGGCGTCGGCGATGTCGCCGGCGAAGAAGTTGACCTTCGTCCGCCCGATGCGGATCGTCTGGCCGTCCTCCAGTTTGAACTGCTTTACCTTGGCGCCGGCCACGATCGTGCCGTTCTTGCTATCGAGGTCCGTCACCACCCATTGGCCATCCACCTGTTCCAGCCGGCAATGCTTGCGCGACAGCAGGATATCGCGAATGGAAACATCGCAGTCCGGCGAACGCCCGATCGTCACTGGCCCACCCAGCGCTTGCCGTTCGAACTCACCGATTTTGTCACTGATGATGAGGTACGCCATGACGCTACAGATAATATCGGCCCTTCGGCGAATCGGACGGCAAACTTTGTCGAAACCTCGCCTGCCGATGAGGCTACCGATGTAAGCTACGCATCTTAAATCGCTTGCGCTGGCAGGTCAGGTCTAATAAATTTCGTTCAGCAAGATGTTAGGAAAGGTGCGGGTTGGGCGCAAGGCTGGCAGACGAAACCCTCCCGCCTCGCGCGCTGTTGTCATCCCGAGCGGAGTGGTAGCGACTCGGGGGATTTCCCATGGTCGAGCATCGTCCGACTGGACAGATCCCTCAGGTCGCTACCGCTCCCTTTGGGATGACATACCGCTTGTTGGCGATCACACATCGGTTTTGTCCGCCAGCCTTTGGTCGACGAAACCGCAAGCGATGCTCTCACCATCTTGACACGCGCCGCGATAAGCGATGCACTGAGCGACCGATGTCCAGACGCGTCTTCCTTTCCGTCGCCGAGGTCAGTGGCGACCAGCACGCCGCCCAGCTCATCCATAGCCTGCGCCAGCTCGAATCTTCGATCGAGATCGAAGCGATCGGCGGCCCGCTCATGCGCAAGGCTGGCTGCAAGGTGCTGCATGAGACCGTCGCCAATGCCGCGATGGGCATGGGTGGAGTTGGACGCTATTTCGAGCTAAAAAAGGTGCTTAAACAGGTGGAAACCCACCTTTTGGCCAATCGGCCAAGCATCATGATCGGCGTCGACTCCCCGAGCATGAACTTCCACTTCGCGGCGCTGGCGAGGCGGTTGGGCGTGCCGTTTTTGCAGTATGTCGCGCCGCAGGTCTGGGCGTGGCGCGAGGGGCGCGTGAAGAAGATCGCCCGCACGATCGACCGCGTCGCCTGCATCCTTCCGTTCGAGGAGGCGTACTTTCGCGGCAAGGGGGTGAACGCGACGTTCGTCGGTCACCCGTTGTTCGATGAGCTGCCCGCCGACCGTGGCCAACCGTTTGAGACGAAGTTCCCCAGCCGCCCCCCCATCGTCGGTCTGCTGCCCGGCTCGCGGCGCGGTGAGGCGGTGAACCATTACGCCGCCATGCTGGAGATGGCGACGCGCATCCGGCAGGTTTTCCCCAAGGCGCGGTTCGTCACCCCCACCGTCGATGCGACGCACGAGATCGTGACGCAACTGGCGAAGGGGCGCGCCGATGTGACGGTCGAGCAGGACGCGTTCGACCGCCTGGTGCCGCAGTGCGACCTCTGCATCACCGCCAGCGGCACCGCAACGCTGCACGTCGCGGGGTACGGCGTGCCGATGGTCATCATGTACCGCGGTGGCAGTCGGCTGACGTATTACGGCATCGCGCAGTGGCTGATCATCACCAAGAAGTTCGCGCTGGTGAACCTGCTGGCCGACCCGGACGAATGGGTCGCTCCCGAGTTCATCCCCTGGTTCGACGACCCCGAACCCGTCGCCGCCTCCGCCATCGACTTCCTGCAAAACCCGGACAAGCTCAAGGCCCAGCACGACCGCCTGCTGCGCCTCATCAAAGACCTCGACCGCCCCGGCGCGAGCATGAACGTCGCGAAGATCGCGTTCGAGATGATGGAGAAGAAGGGCTAACCACGACTGCGCGAAGACACGAAGAAGTGCGGGTTTATGTGGTGTTATGACGCGACGAAGTGATGCTAATCCGTCATCTTGAGGTACTCTGAAGGATCTCCCTCCGTATTCGCTTCGGGAAGGAAGAGATCCTTCGGAGTACCTCAGGATGACGAGGTTCTTCCAACTGAATCGCTCCGTCCTATTCGCGTTTCACTCCGTGTCTTCGTAGTTCAACTAAACTCCAAGATGACGCAAACCTCCCACAACGTCGCCGACACCGAGCGCATCGCCGCCGGCCTGGCGCGCTCGCTACAGGGTGGCGAATGCATTGCGATGCACGGCGATATGGGGGCGGGGAAGACGCAGTTCGTCCGCGGGCTGGTGGGTGGATTGGGGGGCGATACGCGCTCGGTCAGCAGCCCGACGTACGTGTTGCTGAACGTCTACGACACCGGCCGGCTCACCGTCTACCACTTGGACGCCTATCGCGTCCACGGCCCCGACGACTTCGACGCCATCGGCTTCACCGAACTGCTCGAACAAGGCGGCGTCGTCGTCATCGAATGGCCCAGCCGCGTCGCCGAGCTACTACCACCCAACCTGATCCACGTCACCCTCACCCCAACCGTCGAAAGCCAGCGGCAGATCGAGATCAGCTAGCCATCGCACGCCCCATTGGGATTTGGTGCTCGGTCATTTGTTGGTCATTGGTGCTTGGTATTTGGGAATTTTGCGACCTATCCCTTCACCGCACCCGCCGACAGGCCCTTCACGAACAGGCGCATCGTGAACAGGAACAGCACGATCAGCGGGATGCTGGCGATCGTGTAGCCGGCCATGAGTTCGCCCCACTTTTTCACGTACTCGCCGTCCAGGTACATCAGGCCGGTGGTCACCACCGGCTTGCTGGGGACGGCGACCAGCGGCAGCATCAGGCTGTTCCAGTTGCCGATGAACTGCATGATCGCCAGCGTGCCCATTACGCTGCCGCTCATGGGCAGGACGATGTTCCAGATCTGCTGCAGGTGGCCGGCACCGTCGATCTCGGCCGACTCGAAGAGTTCCTTGGGGATGTCCTCGATGAACTGCCGCAGGATGAAGACGCAAACCACCTGTCCGCCGACGGCGCCGGTGAGGACGATGGCCCAGAGGCTGTCGAAGAGGTTCAGGTTGATGATGAGCGTGAAGAGCGTCACCAGCGTGGCGGCGGTGCCGGGCAGAAACATCGTGGCGACCAGCCCGTAGTAGACGACCTCGCGGCCGGGGAAGCGGTAGCGTGCCAGGACGTAACTGGTCAGCAGTGCCGCCATCAGGCAGAGCGCGACGGCGCCGGTGGTGACGACCAGCGTGTTGGCGATGGCGCCGTTGATCGCGTCCCACCCCTTCTGCCAGTTGGCCCAATTCCACAGCCCCGGGGCGTCGAACGTGAACGGGTTGGCAACGAACTGGTCGTTGTTCTTAAAACTGATGACGAACATCAGGTACAGCGGGAAAAACGCGAAGAACAGCACGAACGCCATGATGCCGTGCTTGAGCGTCTCTTTGAGGGGGCTGACTTTGGTGGCCATGATTTCATTTGCGATTTGCGATCGCCGATTTGCGATTGAAAGACTGAAACGACTTAAGTCTCCTTCTTTCCACTCGCAAATCGGCAATCGCAAATCGGCAATTCCTTACTTATCTACCTTCACGTACTTCTGATACACGATCGTGATCGCCAGGATCAGCACGAAGAGCACCATGCCCAGCGCGCAGGCATAACCGAACCGGCCCTCGACGAACGCGCTCTTGTACATGTACAGGCCGGGGACCATGCCGACGTTGCCGGGCCCGCCGTCCGGCCCGAGCAGCAGGAAGATGAGGTAATAGTCGCCCAGCGTGCCGATCGTCATGAAGATCAGGTTGATGCGGACCTGCGTGAGGATGAGCGGCAGTTCGAGCGACCAGAGCTTGCCAATGCTGCCAAGGCCGTCGATCTCGGCGGCCTCGTAGACGTCCTGGCTGATGTTCTGCAGGCCGGCGAGGTAGATGAGCACGCCGACGGTGCCCACCCAGGGAAAGCCCCAGAAGATGATGGCGGGGATGATCAGCTTGCTGTGGCCCAGCCAGGCGGGCGCACCGGTGAGGAACGCCTGCGTGGGCGTGGTCCAGATCATGGTCGCCAACAGGAAGAACGACGCCGCCGTCAGGGCGAGCGCGCCGGCCCAGGTGTGCCAGCCGGTGTTCACCCGCTGCCGCAGCGCCGCAAGTGCGATGGCGACGGCGCACATGATCAGGAACGCCACGACGACGACGCCCACCACGACCAGCACCGGGTTGCCCAACACCTGCTGCAGCGAGCCGGACAGCACGTCCCAGTAGGCCCAGGCGGCGGCAAACGACAGGAACATCCACCCCACCCACGCTCGCATCGCGGAGCGAATGGTCTTCTGTGTAAACAGGATCAGCGCGCCGATGATCGCCAGCCCCCACACGCCCCCCAACGGGTCGATGACCGCCTCGCGCACCGGAGACAGCGTGGCGGCGACCTTCGGCATCGCCGTGTCGAGCCAGTTCAGCACGCCCATGAGGCCCGTGCCATTCAGGAACTTGTTCAGCACGCCGGTCGTCGAGTCGTAGAACGTCTTCCAGACCAGCAGCCCGACCAGCGCCGGGATGATCATCGGGATGACGAACAGCACGCGGTAGATGTACTGCCAGCGGTCGCTGCGAATGCGGTGCAACGCCACGGCCGCGAAGATGCTGGGCCACATCTTGAACAGGTTGGCCACCAGCAGGATGCCAACGAGTTGGAACGAGCTCCAGAAGAGCGCATCACGCGTGAAGGCGTCGACGAAGTTCTTGAACCCGATGAACTCGCTGATCTTGTCGCCGTCCCAGTTGTACAGCGAGTACTTGACCGCGCCCCACTGCGGGTAGTACGTGAACAGCAGCATCCCGAGCAGCGTTGGGAGCATGAGCGCGAACAGCACGAGGTACAACCGCGTGCGGTGCACAAGCTTGGCACCACGCCGCGAGCGGGCGACCCCCACCGGCTTCTTTCGCGTGATGATCCCGGTGGCGGCATTGGTTGAAGCTGCGGTGGTCATAGTGACGTAGTTTCCGGAAAAGTAAGGTTGACACCCCATCGCTTGTCCTGCCCGTTCCCCCAGAAGGCCAGAACGTCGACTGATCCGCCGTCGCCCGCCGCCCGTTCTATATTCGTGCTGATCTGCACATCGAAGCGACGCGGAGGGTCACCTCGACACGGGTGGTCGCAGGCAGAAACTTAGATCGGTGGAATCGGGTGTCCGCGTAGTTCCTCGTATCGGGCCGCCGACTCGGCGCCGTTGTTCTTGATGACCTGTTGCAGCAGCGCCTTGCGCAGCTTCTCGGTGGCGTCGGCCTCGGCGCTGGGGTCGAGCAGCTTGCGGGTGGCCTGCATGGCAAGCACGCGTTCCTGGTTGCGGCTTTCGCGCACGAGCATGTCGTGATCGAGCGACCAGGCCCGGTCCCCGCCATAGGTCGGATTGCGGATGGCCTCGTTCACGGTCTTCACCATCGATTCGTACGACGTCTCACCGCTGTAGAACAGCGTCTCCTGGCCCGAGAGGACGTTGCCGACCTGTGCGCCGATGTTGAACTGCACGTGCGACGTGTAGCCAGTGGGATCGGGGACGAACGGCCGCATGAGCTCGCTGGGTTCGGCGCCGATCGTCACCGGCGGCCAGTTGGCTGCCTTATTCATTTTCTCGTTGGCTCGCTGGCTGGTGAGGTAGCGCAGGAAGTCCAGCGCCCGCTCCTGGTTGGGCGACCCTTTGAAGACCGCGAACGGCACGCCCCAGGCGCCTGCGTCGGCGGCGCGACCACTGACGTACTGGCCCCACCGTTCGTCGGGCGCAGGCAACGGGAAGTCGATCACGGCCAGGTCCCACCCCTTGCCGTCCATCGCGTTGCGAATGCCCTCGGCATCCCACGAACCGGTGCCCAGAAATATCGCGCGACCCTGCGAGAAGTTGAACTGCGCCTGCTGCCTGTCGATGGCGGCATAGCCCTCGCCCAGCAGGCCGGCGAACGCTTCCATCATCTCGTAATAGGCCTTCACGGACGGCGTGTCGAAGCCGACCTTGTTCTTCAGCACGCCCTCGTAGGTCTCCAGCGGCGAGATCATGCCGTCCAGATTGATGTCGAGCTGCGGCTCAAGCGACGTCGTGAACGCAACGTTATATCGCCCGTAGAAGAACTTCAGCGAGTAGGTGCTGGCGACGGTGCGGATCGGTTGCTTGGTCCGCTGCGCGTAGTCGTTGACCGCCTTGCCGATGGCCATCAACTCACCCAAGGACTTCGGGGTCTGCTTTGACCCGGTAACCTCTTCCAGCAGCGTACGGTTGACGAAGATGCGCGTGCCGGCCAGCGTCGCGGGGATCGCGTAATAGTCGAGCAACTTCGGGCGGTACCCGATCTTCATGCCATCGAGCGTCGTCTCGCGCCAAGGCACCCCTTCGAGGTTCGTGCCGCGGTTGTACGGGTTGGGAGCGGACAGTTCGCCGCCGAGCGCCAGAAAGTAGCGCACCATCGATTCGTCATTGGAGGCGTACTTGGACATGCCCGACTCGATCAGGTCCGGCGCGGTGCCGCTGATCAACTGCGTGTTCAGCCATTGTCCGTACACCTTTTCGGTGATCGGCATCTGCACGATGCGGACGTCGGGGTGCAGCTTTTCGTAGTCGTCGATCACGCCCTGAAGCGCCGCACGGAAGCCATCCTCCAGTTGCCAATGGCAGACGCGCAGGACCGTGCGACCATCGGACCCGGAGAGCTCACGGTTGCCGCGGATGACCTGGATGAGGCTGGCGATCATCGCCACGCTCAGCACCGTGACGCCGACGACGGTGGAGTTGAGGAAGCCCTTGCGTGGTACATCAGCCATTGGTGGTTCCTCCGAGGTTGGGGATGGGCGTCTCAACGGGCCGTGTGCCCGGGGGCGCGGACATGGGCACGGTGGTGGGTTGGGTGGCAGGAGCGGGCTCGGCCGAACCGGCGGTGCCGAGGCGGATCTTCGGGACGGGTGCGCCCAGTCGCTTCAACGCCATCTGCGACTCGTACGCCTTACCACTGACGGCGGCCTCAGTGACGATGCGCGTGTAGAACCTGATCGCCGTCGGCACGTCACCCACCCGCTCGCCCAGCTGTGCGACGCGCCACCAGACGCGCCCAATGTCTGAATCGTCCAACCAACCAAGGCGGTCGGCATTCACGTAGGCCTTCAGAGACTTGGAAAAGTCGGCCAGCGGGTAGAAGTACGTGTCGCCGAGGTACTGCCACATGCCCGACGCCAGCGGGCCGTCCGGGTAGGCGGAGAGGTAGCGTTCGAGCACGTCGACGCCCGCCTTCACGTCATCGGGCTTGTACGACTGCACGTAGGCCGACGCCAACCGAAGCGTCGCCTCAGCGGCGATCTCCTCGTTCGGAAAGCGTTCGGTGACGGTCGCGTAATACTTGCGAGCCGTGTTGAGGTCGGGCACGTCGCCGTAGTAGTCGCGCAGCTCGGCGATGCGGCCAAGGTTCATCAGCGACCGCGCAGCGAATCTCGACCCAAGCTCAGGCTTGGACAAAGCTTGGTAAAGCTTGGCGGCCTCATCTATCTTGGCGGGGTCGGCCGGGGAAACGTGCTGGGCGGCGACGGCGGTGCCGTAGGCGGCTTCCTGCCACTGGGCGGAGCCTTCCTCCGTGTCGCTCATCGCGGCGCGGTAGAGCCTGCCGGCCCGGTCCCAGTTGAAGAACGCGATCTGCTCG
This region includes:
- a CDS encoding FHA domain-containing protein; the protein is MAYLIISDKIGEFERQALGGPVTIGRSPDCDVSIRDILLSRKHCRLEQVDGQWVVTDLDSKNGTIVAGAKVKQFKLEDGQTIRIGRTKVNFFAGDIADAPAAPAKRERPADPVEALAGTMAGFEFKPPVEADEIIADIPKVIPLGREQRDQNARPTPKPRPVAKGADQAQEMLLADSSNSWESIYAEARQSVALEASPNETWEHKPRPNSPIDMTIHTNLKTGGRAWRGLRATVKRAWSKITRPTSRTSVPVA
- the tsaE gene encoding tRNA (adenosine(37)-N6)-threonylcarbamoyltransferase complex ATPase subunit type 1 TsaE, which produces MTQTSHNVADTERIAAGLARSLQGGECIAMHGDMGAGKTQFVRGLVGGLGGDTRSVSSPTYVLLNVYDTGRLTVYHLDAYRVHGPDDFDAIGFTELLEQGGVVVIEWPSRVAELLPPNLIHVTLTPTVESQRQIEIS
- a CDS encoding carbohydrate ABC transporter permease — encoded protein: MATKVSPLKETLKHGIMAFVLFFAFFPLYLMFVISFKNNDQFVANPFTFDAPGLWNWANWQKGWDAINGAIANTLVVTTGAVALCLMAALLTSYVLARYRFPGREVVYYGLVATMFLPGTAATLVTLFTLIINLNLFDSLWAIVLTGAVGGQVVCVFILRQFIEDIPKELFESAEIDGAGHLQQIWNIVLPMSGSVMGTLAIMQFIGNWNSLMLPLVAVPSKPVVTTGLMYLDGEYVKKWGELMAGYTIASIPLIVLFLFTMRLFVKGLSAGAVKG
- a CDS encoding sugar ABC transporter permease yields the protein MTTAASTNAATGIITRKKPVGVARSRRGAKLVHRTRLYLVLFALMLPTLLGMLLFTYYPQWGAVKYSLYNWDGDKISEFIGFKNFVDAFTRDALFWSSFQLVGILLVANLFKMWPSIFAAVALHRIRSDRWQYIYRVLFVIPMIIPALVGLLVWKTFYDSTTGVLNKFLNGTGLMGVLNWLDTAMPKVAATLSPVREAVIDPLGGVWGLAIIGALILFTQKTIRSAMRAWVGWMFLSFAAAWAYWDVLSGSLQQVLGNPVLVVVGVVVVAFLIMCAVAIALAALRQRVNTGWHTWAGALALTAASFFLLATMIWTTPTQAFLTGAPAWLGHSKLIIPAIIFWGFPWVGTVGVLIYLAGLQNISQDVYEAAEIDGLGSIGKLWSLELPLILTQVRINLIFMTIGTLGDYYLIFLLLGPDGGPGNVGMVPGLYMYKSAFVEGRFGYACALGMVLFVLILAITIVYQKYVKVDK
- a CDS encoding extracellular solute-binding protein: MADVPRKGFLNSTVVGVTVLSVAMIASLIQVIRGNRELSGSDGRTVLRVCHWQLEDGFRAALQGVIDDYEKLHPDVRIVQMPITEKVYGQWLNTQLISGTAPDLIESGMSKYASNDESMVRYFLALGGELSAPNPYNRGTNLEGVPWRETTLDGMKIGYRPKLLDYYAIPATLAGTRIFVNRTLLEEVTGSKQTPKSLGELMAIGKAVNDYAQRTKQPIRTVASTYSLKFFYGRYNVAFTTSLEPQLDINLDGMISPLETYEGVLKNKVGFDTPSVKAYYEMMEAFAGLLGEGYAAIDRQQAQFNFSQGRAIFLGTGSWDAEGIRNAMDGKGWDLAVIDFPLPAPDERWGQYVSGRAADAGAWGVPFAVFKGSPNQERALDFLRYLTSQRANEKMNKAANWPPVTIGAEPSELMRPFVPDPTGYTSHVQFNIGAQVGNVLSGQETLFYSGETSYESMVKTVNEAIRNPTYGGDRAWSLDHDMLVRESRNQERVLAMQATRKLLDPSAEADATEKLRKALLQQVIKNNGAESAARYEELRGHPIPPI
- a CDS encoding tetratricopeptide repeat protein, with translation MAWTAPAMGQTDVAQTLREASEQIAFFNWDRAGRLYRAAMSDTEEGSAQWQEAAYGTAVAAQHVSPADPAKIDEAAKLYQALSKPELGSRFAARSLMNLGRIAELRDYYGDVPDLNTARKYYATVTERFPNEEIAAEATLRLASAYVQSYKPDDVKAGVDVLERYLSAYPDGPLASGMWQYLGDTYFYPLADFSKSLKAYVNADRLGWLDDSDIGRVWWRVAQLGERVGDVPTAIRFYTRIVTEAAVSGKAYESQMALKRLGAPVPKIRLGTAGSAEPAPATQPTTVPMSAPPGTRPVETPIPNLGGTTNG